A genomic segment from Streptomyces sp. NBC_01233 encodes:
- a CDS encoding class II fumarate hydratase: MTEHQQADAFRIEHDSMGDVRVPLHAKWRAQTQRAVENFPMSGQRLERAHIEALARIKAAAAAVNARLGVVDRDVADAIRSAAAEVADGRWDDHFPVDVFQTGSGTSSNMNTNEVIATLATERLGREVHPNDHVNASQSSNDVFPSSIHIAATASVTGELIPALEHLAAALERKAAEFAQVVKAGRTHLMDATPVTLGQEFGGYAAQIRYGVERLRAALPRLAELPLGGTAVGTGINTPAGFSAAVITEVAAATGLPLTEARDHFEAQGARDALVETSGMLRTVAVSLTKISNDLRWMASGPRTGLAEINLPDLQPGSSIMPGKVNPVVPEAVLMVAAQVMGNDATVAVAGAAGNFELNVMLPVMARNLLESIRLLGSASRLLADRTVDGITANEARAREYAESSPSVVTPLNRYIGYEEAAKVAKRSLAERKTIREVVLESGYVERGALTLEQLDEALDVLRMTHP, encoded by the coding sequence ATGACCGAACATCAGCAGGCCGACGCGTTCCGGATCGAGCACGACTCCATGGGCGACGTACGGGTGCCCCTGCACGCCAAGTGGCGCGCCCAGACCCAGCGCGCGGTGGAGAACTTCCCCATGTCCGGGCAGCGGTTGGAACGCGCCCACATCGAGGCCCTCGCCCGCATCAAGGCCGCGGCCGCCGCGGTGAACGCGCGGCTGGGCGTCGTCGACCGGGACGTCGCCGACGCGATCCGGTCCGCCGCCGCCGAGGTCGCGGACGGCCGCTGGGACGACCACTTCCCCGTGGACGTCTTCCAGACCGGCTCCGGGACCTCGTCCAACATGAACACGAACGAAGTGATCGCCACCCTCGCCACCGAGCGGCTCGGCCGGGAGGTGCACCCCAACGACCACGTCAACGCCTCGCAGAGCTCCAACGACGTCTTTCCGTCGTCCATCCACATCGCCGCCACCGCCTCCGTCACCGGCGAGCTGATCCCGGCCCTGGAGCACCTCGCCGCCGCGCTGGAGCGCAAGGCGGCCGAGTTCGCCCAGGTGGTCAAGGCCGGGCGGACCCACCTGATGGACGCCACACCCGTCACCCTGGGCCAGGAGTTCGGCGGGTACGCGGCCCAGATCCGCTACGGCGTCGAGCGGCTGCGCGCGGCCCTCCCCCGCCTCGCCGAACTGCCGCTGGGCGGCACCGCGGTGGGCACCGGGATCAACACCCCGGCCGGATTCTCCGCCGCCGTGATCACCGAGGTGGCGGCCGCCACCGGGCTGCCGCTCACCGAGGCCCGCGACCACTTCGAGGCCCAGGGGGCACGGGACGCGCTGGTGGAGACCTCCGGGATGCTCCGTACGGTCGCCGTCTCGCTCACCAAGATCTCCAACGACCTGCGCTGGATGGCCTCCGGGCCGCGCACCGGTTTGGCCGAAATCAATCTCCCGGATCTCCAGCCCGGCTCCTCGATCATGCCCGGGAAGGTCAATCCGGTGGTCCCGGAAGCCGTCCTGATGGTCGCCGCACAGGTCATGGGGAACGACGCGACCGTCGCGGTGGCGGGCGCGGCCGGCAACTTCGAGCTCAACGTGATGCTCCCGGTGATGGCCAGGAACCTCCTCGAATCGATCCGGCTGCTCGGCAGCGCGAGCCGCCTGCTGGCCGACCGCACGGTGGACGGGATCACCGCCAACGAGGCGCGGGCCAGGGAATACGCCGAGTCCTCGCCCTCCGTGGTGACCCCGCTCAACCGCTACATCGGCTACGAGGAGGCCGCCAAGGTGGCCAAGCGGTCCCTCGCCGAGCGGAAGACGATCAGGGAGGTCGTCCTGGAGTCCGGCTACGTGGAGCGCGGCGCCCTCACCCTGGAGCAGCTCGACGAGGCCCTGGACGTGCTGCGCATGACGCACCCGTGA
- a CDS encoding ricin-type beta-trefoil lectin domain protein, translated as MARARTRPMLRSTFAAVAAIAAALGGVTAITPMAQAATPAGAVTPLPPELEAIRAAEAVKIYGDAAVRPLNERKTGLISLGDSEISGEGVGNYDPATNTPSNQCHRSPDSAIHRTGIPADLTFNVACSGGYTGNIRIGGSKQYADELVQSDSLAIKARNTKIKMVLLVAGANDDLQFGPVMTDCVTRWVLSQGTCEPKYGPGWQGRVDGLKPKVEATVADLKTVMRDAGYADSDYKLVVMGYPSPIGPDFYDNPNFPGKLPGGCAGYDSDATWGRNYAVPTFEKGMRAAALASGATYLDNSRLFHGHEVCMEDTWARGLYLDLGDHFPWDENTARQFFHPNYRGHGAFASCLTQLYSSGLREASCADPASTGTPVLQAGAWDDKFKPLKNEATGNCLDSFGGSSANETKIVGWDCHGGRNQSWWYDATRKSVHIELTQDRCLDAPGATYGSGTGLIIWNCHGGANQQFVRDGATLSPAAAPGMCLTVAAAHEPLRLQTCNGSANQRFV; from the coding sequence ATGGCACGTGCACGTACGAGACCCATGCTCAGATCTACCTTCGCCGCCGTCGCGGCGATCGCGGCCGCCCTGGGCGGCGTCACCGCCATCACCCCCATGGCCCAGGCGGCGACCCCCGCAGGGGCCGTCACCCCCCTCCCGCCCGAGCTGGAGGCGATCCGCGCCGCGGAGGCCGTCAAGATCTACGGCGACGCCGCCGTCCGCCCGCTGAACGAGCGCAAGACCGGCCTGATCTCGCTGGGCGACAGCGAGATATCGGGCGAGGGCGTCGGCAACTACGACCCGGCGACCAACACGCCGAGCAACCAGTGCCACCGCTCGCCCGACTCGGCGATCCACCGCACCGGCATCCCGGCCGACCTCACCTTCAACGTCGCCTGCTCCGGCGGCTACACGGGCAACATCAGGATCGGCGGCAGCAAGCAGTACGCCGACGAGCTGGTGCAGAGCGACAGCCTGGCCATCAAGGCCCGCAACACGAAGATCAAGATGGTCCTGCTGGTCGCCGGGGCCAACGACGACCTGCAGTTCGGCCCGGTCATGACCGACTGCGTGACCCGCTGGGTGCTCAGCCAGGGCACCTGCGAGCCCAAGTACGGGCCCGGCTGGCAGGGGCGCGTCGACGGGCTGAAGCCCAAGGTGGAGGCCACGGTCGCGGACCTCAAGACGGTCATGCGCGACGCCGGTTACGCCGACTCCGACTACAAGCTGGTCGTGATGGGCTACCCCAGCCCCATCGGGCCCGACTTCTACGACAACCCGAACTTCCCCGGCAAGCTGCCCGGCGGCTGCGCCGGCTACGACTCCGACGCCACCTGGGGCCGCAACTACGCGGTGCCCACCTTCGAGAAGGGCATGCGTGCGGCGGCCCTCGCCTCCGGCGCCACCTACCTGGACAACTCGCGGCTCTTCCACGGGCACGAGGTGTGCATGGAGGACACCTGGGCCCGCGGGCTCTACCTGGACCTCGGGGACCACTTCCCGTGGGACGAGAACACCGCCCGCCAGTTCTTCCACCCCAACTACCGGGGCCACGGCGCCTTCGCGTCCTGTCTGACCCAGCTCTACAGCTCGGGCCTGCGCGAGGCCTCCTGCGCCGACCCCGCGAGCACCGGGACGCCCGTCCTGCAGGCCGGGGCCTGGGACGACAAGTTCAAGCCCCTGAAGAACGAGGCGACCGGCAACTGCCTCGACTCCTTCGGCGGCTCCAGCGCCAACGAGACGAAGATCGTGGGCTGGGACTGCCACGGCGGCCGGAACCAGAGCTGGTGGTACGACGCCACCCGCAAGTCCGTCCACATCGAGCTGACCCAGGACCGCTGCCTCGACGCTCCGGGCGCCACCTACGGCTCCGGCACCGGCCTGATCATCTGGAACTGCCACGGCGGCGCGAACCAGCAGTTCGTCCGCGACGGCGCCACCCTCAGCCCCGCCGCCGCCCCGGGCATGTGCCTGACGGTGGCCGCCGCCCACGAACCGCTGCGCCTGCAGACCTGCAACGGTTCCGCCAACCAGCGCTTCGTCTGA
- the fomD gene encoding cytidylyl-2-hydroxypropylphosphonate hydrolase: MRWAPGEQILWRYRDHAPGLKGPVHICRPVTVVQDADELLAVWMAPGTECVKPVLADGTPVHEEPLATRYTAPRTTVRSRWFGGGVLKLARPGDPWSVWLFWGHGWRFKNWYVNLEEPRSRWAGGVDSVDHFLDIAVYPDRSWKWLDEDEFAQAQRSGLMDREQALRVRHAGRAAVEVIKEWGAPFSDGWQDWRPDPAWRIPALPEDWDRAPAHMTS, from the coding sequence ATGCGCTGGGCGCCCGGGGAGCAGATCCTCTGGCGCTACCGCGACCACGCCCCGGGGCTGAAGGGCCCGGTGCACATCTGCCGCCCGGTGACGGTGGTTCAGGACGCGGACGAGCTGCTGGCCGTCTGGATGGCCCCGGGCACCGAGTGCGTCAAGCCGGTCCTGGCCGACGGCACCCCCGTCCACGAGGAACCGCTCGCCACCCGCTACACCGCGCCGCGGACGACCGTGCGCTCGCGCTGGTTCGGCGGCGGGGTGCTGAAGCTGGCCCGGCCCGGGGACCCGTGGTCGGTGTGGCTGTTCTGGGGACACGGCTGGCGGTTCAAGAACTGGTACGTGAACCTGGAGGAGCCGCGGTCGCGGTGGGCCGGCGGGGTGGATTCCGTGGACCACTTCCTCGACATCGCCGTCTACCCGGACCGCAGCTGGAAGTGGCTGGACGAGGACGAGTTCGCCCAGGCGCAGCGGTCCGGCCTGATGGACCGGGAGCAGGCGCTGCGGGTCCGGCACGCCGGTCGCGCGGCGGTCGAGGTGATCAAGGAATGGGGAGCTCCGTTCTCCGACGGCTGGCAGGACTGGCGGCCGGATCCCGCCTGGAGAATTCCGGCCCTTCCGGAGGACTGGGACCGGGCCCCGGCGCATATGACCTCATGA
- a CDS encoding glycerophosphodiester phosphodiesterase encodes MTQTHLRTERAVRVVAHRGASHEHPEHTLAAYRQAIADGADALECDVRLTADQRLVCVHDRRVERTSDGRGVVSEMTYEELRALDFGGWKGEEHRGARVLLFEDLLREALAAPRPVGLAVETKHPTRAGGRLEAELVRMLREYGLADGASGRVEVMSFSRSALTRLHRLAPGLPAVYLMERRLRPVRPPYATHAGPGIDLVRRDPGLVARLKAKGLSVRVWTVDEPEDVELCLRLGVDTLITNRPREVRKLLRDM; translated from the coding sequence ATGACGCAGACGCACCTCCGCACCGAACGCGCCGTGCGCGTGGTCGCCCATCGCGGGGCCTCCCACGAGCACCCCGAGCACACCCTGGCCGCCTACCGGCAGGCCATCGCCGACGGGGCCGACGCGCTGGAGTGCGATGTGCGGCTCACCGCCGATCAGCGGCTGGTGTGCGTGCACGACCGGCGCGTCGAGCGGACCTCCGACGGGCGCGGGGTCGTGTCCGAGATGACGTACGAGGAGCTGCGCGCCCTCGACTTCGGCGGGTGGAAGGGCGAGGAGCACCGCGGGGCCCGGGTGCTGCTCTTCGAGGACCTGCTCCGGGAGGCGCTGGCCGCGCCCCGGCCGGTCGGGCTGGCCGTCGAGACCAAGCACCCGACGCGAGCGGGCGGCCGGCTGGAGGCCGAACTGGTGCGGATGCTCCGGGAGTACGGGCTGGCCGACGGGGCGAGCGGCCGCGTCGAGGTGATGAGCTTCTCGCGGAGCGCGCTGACCCGGCTGCACCGGCTCGCGCCCGGCCTGCCCGCCGTCTACCTGATGGAGCGGCGGCTGCGCCCGGTACGTCCGCCGTACGCGACGCACGCGGGCCCGGGCATCGACCTCGTGCGCCGGGACCCGGGGCTGGTGGCCCGGCTGAAGGCCAAGGGGCTCTCCGTACGGGTGTGGACCGTGGACGAGCCGGAGGACGTGGAGCTGTGCCTGCGCCTCGGCGTCGACACGCTGATCACCAACCGGCCGCGGGAGGTACGCAAGCTGCTGCGCGACATGTGA